A region of Clostridium acetobutylicum ATCC 824 DNA encodes the following proteins:
- a CDS encoding HK97-gp10 family putative phage morphogenesis protein, protein MGVEASVTDIGALIDKAEQMGLKVSSMENGALRAGAQPILEAAKQNLETPSLHHLGSKQFEKDSIVTKKLLESITIGNPKKDRLRGGRYIKVFTSRPNAHLVEFGHAGPAPAPPHPFMRTAYQNNKEEVKRTIIEVLREGIKQ, encoded by the coding sequence ATGGGTGTAGAAGCATCAGTAACAGATATAGGAGCATTAATTGATAAAGCTGAACAAATGGGATTAAAGGTTAGCAGTATGGAAAATGGAGCTTTACGAGCGGGTGCACAACCTATTCTAGAAGCTGCAAAGCAAAACCTTGAGACGCCTTCATTACATCATTTAGGCTCAAAACAATTTGAAAAAGATAGCATTGTAACTAAAAAGCTTTTGGAAAGCATTACGATTGGCAATCCTAAGAAGGATAGGCTACGTGGTGGAAGATATATAAAAGTTTTTACATCTAGACCTAACGCACATTTGGTTGAATTTGGACACGCAGGACCAGCACCAGCGCCACCGCATCCATTCATGAGAACTGCTTATCAAAACAATAAAGAAGAAGTAAAAAGAACTATAATTGAAGTTTTAAGGGAAGGTATAAAACAATGA
- a CDS encoding phage head closure protein translates to MHYSNQAKTAQLNKRITFQKMVVTTDKYDNEIKKLQDYKTVWAAAKNLHGQEFYAAGEEQSKRTAIFTIRYTNDISNDMRIKFGDRSFNISFVDDIKYQGEFMEVTAIEIVQEGD, encoded by the coding sequence ATGCATTACAGCAATCAAGCCAAAACAGCTCAACTTAATAAGAGAATAACATTTCAAAAAATGGTTGTAACAACTGATAAATATGATAATGAGATAAAAAAATTGCAGGACTATAAAACAGTATGGGCTGCTGCTAAAAATCTTCATGGTCAGGAATTTTATGCTGCGGGTGAAGAGCAATCCAAAAGGACTGCAATTTTCACAATCAGATACACAAATGATATAAGTAACGATATGCGAATTAAGTTTGGCGACAGAAGTTTTAATATAAGTTTTGTAGATGATATAAAATATCAGGGAGAATTTATGGAGGTTACGGCAATAGAAATTGTACAAGAAGGTGATTAA
- a CDS encoding major tail protein, which produces MPNMGIEKLYVSQQLTDSAAGMTFTKPQYYKYVQELSLKPKVNSASAYAENRKVDQDTQFDSCDVSINLFQMTSSQRAFMLGQSLAGGGGAIGALNDKAPWITLLYKAPIKVDDTIYYRYGVIYKTQFQPPDDDYKTTEGKPDFSQVPKISGSAQPTEWSFKDGKLEKHPWEWHVDTCDPNCPENIDDTWFNSVSIPSLVTYGSLSLSASSPKDGATGISLDTKPSLTFNNPIMNATSILLYNVSDGATVNTTTSSDSSGKIITITPSTNLVANKNYVLVVQDVTDLYGQTLDTQLIRFTTATAAS; this is translated from the coding sequence ATGCCTAATATGGGTATAGAAAAACTATATGTATCGCAACAATTAACAGATTCAGCTGCAGGAATGACATTTACTAAACCGCAATACTACAAATATGTACAAGAATTAAGCTTAAAACCAAAGGTAAACAGTGCGTCAGCTTATGCAGAAAATAGAAAAGTTGACCAGGATACACAATTTGATAGCTGCGATGTATCTATTAACCTATTCCAAATGACCAGCTCACAGAGGGCATTTATGTTGGGACAAAGTTTAGCTGGTGGTGGGGGAGCAATAGGAGCTTTAAATGATAAAGCACCTTGGATAACATTATTGTACAAAGCACCTATTAAAGTGGATGATACTATCTATTATAGATATGGTGTAATCTATAAAACACAATTTCAACCACCTGACGATGATTACAAAACTACAGAAGGTAAACCGGACTTTAGCCAAGTTCCCAAAATATCCGGTTCAGCACAGCCGACCGAGTGGTCATTTAAAGATGGAAAATTAGAAAAACATCCGTGGGAGTGGCATGTTGATACATGTGATCCAAACTGTCCGGAAAATATAGACGACACATGGTTTAATAGTGTTTCAATACCTTCGTTGGTTACTTATGGTTCGTTATCATTGTCTGCAAGTTCACCAAAAGATGGAGCAACGGGTATATCTTTAGATACTAAACCATCGCTTACATTCAATAACCCAATAATGAATGCTACATCTATATTGCTTTACAACGTGTCTGATGGTGCAACAGTTAACACAACTACAAGTTCAGATTCTTCAGGCAAAATAATAACCATTACACCGTCAACAAACTTAGTGGCAAATAAAAACTATGTACTTGTTGTACAAGATGTAACAGATCTCTATGGGCAAACACTAGATACACAACTAATTAGATTTACAACGGCCACAGCAGCATCTTAA
- a CDS encoding head-tail connector protein: MVTLDQLKLSLRIDTSDDDTLLTLFMQTASDYIKGSIGNGVTGFYDSNPRFDTALILLTDHYYKTRSATDETDLKKVPFGVTTLILQLKGDYLYALQQSSQNSST, from the coding sequence ATGGTTACATTAGACCAACTTAAATTATCTTTAAGGATTGACACATCCGATGATGATACACTGTTAACATTATTTATGCAGACAGCTTCTGATTATATAAAAGGTTCAATAGGAAATGGGGTTACTGGCTTTTATGACAGTAACCCACGTTTTGATACAGCTTTAATATTGTTAACAGATCATTATTATAAAACAAGGTCAGCAACAGATGAAACAGACCTAAAAAAGGTGCCTTTTGGGGTTACAACACTTATTTTACAGCTGAAAGGGGACTATTTATATGCATTACAGCAATCAAGCCAAAACAGCTCAACTTAA